The Acidimicrobiia bacterium genome window below encodes:
- a CDS encoding Crp/Fnr family transcriptional regulator — protein sequence MIVACHHDLERVDESEMQLMDLMSEAPPFGHAAWIAQCLGRGELAPLGVDDIAELEGQLDETTHAGGTFVLRAGAAPARVHIIRRGSIELSRELGGRRVVLQLLRVGDVFGDIPVVVRMLEPFDARAVEDSVLLSIDSVTLFGLLERRPRLARRWLVSVAQRMASTQTRLVELLAGDVEAQVATLLLHHAEDGTVRMSQSVLASLLGVRRPSVNRALKHMEHEHVVSLGYGSIDLIDLEGLARVATGEPRS from the coding sequence ATGATCGTGGCGTGTCACCATGATCTCGAGCGCGTCGACGAAAGTGAGATGCAACTGATGGATCTCATGAGCGAGGCACCGCCGTTCGGGCACGCGGCGTGGATCGCGCAGTGTCTGGGCCGCGGTGAGCTCGCCCCACTCGGAGTCGACGACATCGCCGAGCTCGAAGGACAGCTCGACGAGACCACCCATGCCGGCGGCACTTTCGTGCTACGAGCGGGAGCCGCGCCGGCACGGGTCCACATCATCCGCCGCGGTTCGATCGAACTGTCCCGCGAGCTGGGTGGACGCCGCGTCGTGCTCCAGCTCCTCCGGGTGGGCGACGTGTTCGGCGACATCCCGGTGGTGGTCCGCATGCTCGAACCGTTCGACGCCCGCGCCGTCGAAGACTCCGTCTTGCTGTCGATCGACTCGGTCACCCTGTTCGGTCTGCTCGAACGCCGGCCGCGCCTCGCACGGCGATGGCTCGTCTCGGTGGCCCAGCGGATGGCAAGCACCCAGACCCGCCTCGTCGAGCTCCTCGCCGGGGACGTCGAGGCGCAGGTCGCGACGCTCCTGCTCCACCACGCCGAGGACGGGACAGTCCGGATGAGCCAGTCGGTCCTCGCATCCCTGCTCGGAGTTCGTCGTCCGAGTGTCAACCGCGCGCTCAAGCACATGGAACACGAACACGTCGTGTCGCTCGGGTACGGCTCGATCGACCTCATCGACCTCGAAGGGTTGGCCCGCGTCGCAACCGGTGAACCTCGGTCATGA
- a CDS encoding glycogen debranching N-terminal domain-containing protein, which produces MAEQLVVLDGSTFFVSDRAGDMANRSGDGFFFADTRHLSEWQLLVNGAPLHLLTSRVIDYYSARIFGTLADARLGVNPTVSVQRDRIVADGVHEDVFVENHSDTRCRVTVELRFDADFADLFEVKDQLAKRGTRSTEISDRSVTLWYDHGAFRRGTRLVFSLPGSLGEHAARFELELEPRSRWGLCIDVCCIAEDREHGPRAGHGGFGALQPLMPLTLQEWLDDAPRLESDRPGMVATYRQSLLDLAALRFRPFAEMDWSLPAAGLPWFMALFGRDSLITAYMALPFQPRLAAATLDALAALQAHEDDAFRDAEPGKILHELRCGELATLGEVPHSPYFGSHDATPLFLILLDEYERWTGDTERVRRLEVAARAALAWIEGPGDRDGDGYLEYQTRSPKGLANQCWKDSWNSVLFADGRRAEPPIATCEIQGYAYDARVRAARLAREVWDDAGLADRLEADAAALRQQFHRDFWCAERGHYALALDGAKQQVDALTSNVGHLLWSRIVPDEHAPAVARALRAPELHSGWGIRTMSTRDSGYNPLEYHNGTVWPHDTAIIAEGLRRYGFRDDASALAFGLFETAEAFAHRLPEVFAGFSREDTVIAVEYPTASSPQAWSAATPLLALRTLLGLDVIDGELRHEAHLAPSYGSVALRAIPCRAQRWDVT; this is translated from the coding sequence ATGGCAGAGCAGCTCGTGGTTCTCGATGGCAGCACCTTCTTCGTCTCCGACCGCGCGGGCGACATGGCAAATCGGAGCGGGGACGGGTTCTTCTTCGCCGACACCCGCCACTTGTCGGAGTGGCAGCTACTCGTGAACGGTGCGCCGCTGCACCTTCTGACGAGCCGTGTGATCGATTACTACTCGGCGCGGATCTTCGGGACGTTGGCGGACGCGCGCCTCGGCGTGAATCCGACGGTGTCCGTCCAGCGTGATCGAATCGTCGCCGACGGTGTGCACGAGGACGTGTTCGTCGAGAATCACAGCGACACCCGATGCCGCGTCACCGTCGAGCTGCGATTCGATGCGGACTTCGCGGATCTTTTCGAGGTCAAAGACCAACTCGCGAAGCGCGGTACACGAAGCACCGAGATCTCGGACCGTTCCGTGACGCTCTGGTATGACCACGGTGCCTTTCGACGAGGAACGCGACTCGTATTCAGCCTTCCCGGCTCGCTCGGCGAACACGCCGCGCGGTTCGAGCTCGAGCTCGAACCGCGGAGCCGATGGGGGCTCTGCATCGACGTCTGCTGCATCGCGGAGGACCGCGAGCATGGTCCGCGTGCGGGACACGGCGGCTTTGGTGCGCTCCAACCGCTGATGCCGCTCACACTCCAGGAATGGCTTGACGACGCCCCGCGACTCGAGAGCGACCGCCCAGGCATGGTCGCCACCTACCGGCAGAGTCTGCTCGACCTCGCGGCCTTGCGGTTCCGGCCGTTCGCAGAGATGGACTGGTCGCTGCCCGCTGCGGGTCTGCCGTGGTTCATGGCGTTGTTCGGGCGCGACAGCCTGATCACCGCGTACATGGCGTTGCCATTCCAACCCAGACTCGCGGCAGCCACACTCGATGCCCTCGCCGCCCTCCAAGCACACGAGGACGACGCGTTCCGGGACGCCGAACCCGGCAAGATCCTCCACGAGTTGCGTTGCGGGGAGCTCGCCACACTGGGTGAGGTCCCCCACAGTCCGTACTTCGGCTCGCACGATGCCACCCCCCTGTTCTTGATCCTCCTCGACGAATACGAACGCTGGACCGGCGACACCGAACGAGTTCGGCGTCTCGAGGTCGCCGCACGAGCGGCGCTGGCATGGATCGAAGGTCCCGGAGACCGTGACGGCGACGGGTACCTCGAGTACCAGACTCGATCACCGAAGGGCCTCGCCAACCAGTGCTGGAAGGACTCGTGGAACTCGGTGCTCTTCGCCGACGGCCGTCGCGCCGAGCCTCCGATCGCGACCTGCGAGATCCAGGGTTACGCGTACGACGCTCGGGTGCGCGCCGCCCGCTTGGCCCGCGAGGTGTGGGACGACGCGGGGCTCGCGGACCGGCTCGAGGCCGACGCTGCTGCACTGCGACAGCAGTTCCATCGGGACTTCTGGTGCGCCGAACGTGGGCACTACGCACTCGCGCTCGACGGCGCCAAACAACAGGTCGATGCGCTCACTTCGAACGTCGGGCATCTCCTGTGGAGCCGTATCGTGCCCGACGAGCACGCGCCGGCAGTCGCGCGTGCGCTCCGAGCCCCGGAGCTGCACAGCGGGTGGGGAATCCGAACGATGTCGACGCGGGACTCCGGGTACAACCCGCTCGAGTACCACAACGGCACTGTGTGGCCCCACGACACTGCCATCATTGCCGAGGGGCTGCGACGCTACGGGTTCCGCGACGACGCCTCGGCGCTGGCGTTCGGCCTCTTCGAGACGGCCGAGGCTTTCGCGCATCGGTTGCCCGAAGTCTTCGCCGGATTCTCACGTGAAGACACAGTCATTGCGGTGGAGTACCCGACCGCGTCGAGCCCTCAGGCCTGGTCTGCGGCTACGCCGCTGCTCGCGCTGCGGACGCTGCTCGGTCTCGACGTCATCGACGGCGAGCTCCGTCACGAGGCGCATCTCGCGCCGTCATACGGCAGCGTCGCGCTGCGTGCGATCCCGTGCCGAGCGCAACGCTGGGACGTCACCTGA
- a CDS encoding NAD(P)H-hydrate epimerase has translation MTADQMRDVDRRMIEDFHIELVQMMENAGRNLADLAVALFDPLDAVVLAGPGGNGGGGIVAARHLANRGVRIAITRSHADDDLSPVTAHQVEIAQRMVIAVDDEPREASLVIDALVGYGLRGDPAGRTAALIRWANERSSPVLSLDIPSGLDATTGRIGDPCVRATATLTLALPKQGLVDTVQTGTLYVADISVPRDLYGEMRIDVPALFTEGAVVRLEP, from the coding sequence GTGACCGCAGATCAGATGCGTGACGTCGATCGCCGCATGATCGAGGACTTCCATATCGAACTCGTGCAGATGATGGAAAACGCGGGCCGCAACCTCGCGGATCTCGCCGTGGCGCTCTTTGATCCTCTCGACGCGGTCGTGCTCGCCGGACCCGGCGGAAACGGTGGCGGTGGCATCGTCGCGGCGCGTCATCTCGCGAACCGAGGGGTACGGATCGCGATCACGCGGTCACACGCCGACGATGACCTCTCCCCGGTCACGGCTCACCAGGTCGAGATCGCCCAACGGATGGTCATTGCGGTCGACGACGAACCGAGGGAGGCGTCGCTCGTCATCGACGCGCTCGTCGGGTACGGCCTCCGCGGCGATCCCGCCGGCCGAACCGCCGCTCTCATCCGATGGGCGAACGAGCGGTCCTCGCCGGTGCTGTCGCTCGACATCCCCAGTGGGCTCGACGCGACCACCGGACGGATCGGTGATCCGTGCGTTCGCGCGACCGCGACACTCACGCTCGCGCTCCCGAAACAGGGGCTCGTCGACACGGTCCAAACGGGAACCCTCTACGTCGCCGACATCTCCGTGCCGCGAGATCTCTACGGAGAGATGCGCATCGACGTCCCCGCACTGTTCACTGAGGGCGCCGTCGTTCGCCTCGAACCATGA